A window of Apium graveolens cultivar Ventura chromosome 8, ASM990537v1, whole genome shotgun sequence contains these coding sequences:
- the LOC141681031 gene encoding wall-associated receptor kinase-like 17 produces the protein MSRKPHKRNRCQHKCNNTPGNYTCSCKDGWHLVDSYKCVKIEVVDHRIKKVAIVAIIATCVGLGVLLAATWWLYKVIRRRIKHKREEFFRRNGGLLLRQQVSSSQGTVETIKLFTTKELEKATDRYNVDRIVGQGGQGTVYKGMLTGGRIVAVKKSRIEDESKLKHFINEVVILSQINHRNIVKLHGCCLQTEIPLPVYEFIPNGTLMQYIHEENEFFSLTWNVRLHVATEVAGALYYLHCVASNPIYHRDIKSTNILLDDKYRAKVADFGISKSISIDQTHLTTRVQGTVGYLDPEYFQSSQFTDKSDVYSFGVVLVELLTGHKPILAARLDDEARSLATLFLSAMEENRLLDIIDSRISNEGKKEEMIAFANIAYRCLNLNGRRRPTMKQVVVALESIRNAHESPCAQQNYEEVEYGKHELHTPWESDFTSSSVSSTVYHSLSVDIQPLMKNQ, from the exons ATGTCAAG GAAGCCTCACAAAAGAAACAGATGCCAGCATAAATGTAACAATACACCAGGAAACTACACTTGCTCATGCAAAGATGGGTGGCACCTTGTTGACAGTTATAAGTGCGTGAAGATAGAGGTTGTTGATCACAGGATCAAGAAAGTTGCAATTGTAGCAATAATAG CCACCTGTGTTGGTCTTGGGGTGTTGTTAGCTGCTACATGGTGGTTGTACAAAGTAATAAGACGAAGAATTAAACATAAACGGGAGGAGTTCTTTAGAAGGAATGGTGGTCTGCTATTGCGTCAACAAGTATCTTCTAGTCAAGGCACCGTGGAGACAATCAAATTGTTCACTACAAAGGAGTTGGAGAAGGCCACAGACCGCTATAATGTAGATCGAATCGTGGGACAAGGAGGACAAGGTACTGTCTATAAAGGAATGTTGACAGGCGGAAGAATAGTAGCAGTAAAAAAATCCAGGATAGAAGATGAAAGCAAACTCAAACATTTTATCAATGAGGTTGTAATTTTATCACAAATAAACCACAGGAATATAGTAAAGCTACATGGATGCTGCTTGCAGACAGAGATCCCTTTGCCGGTTTATGAGTTTATCCCCAATGGAACACTTATGCAGTATATCCACGAGGAGAATGAATTTTTTTCGCTTACATGGAATGTCCGCTTACATGTGGCGACAGAAGTTGCAGGAGCACTCTACTATTTACACTGTGTTGCATCAAATCCAATATATCATCGAGATATTAAGTCAACAAATATACTTCTGGATGATAAGTACAGAGCAAAAGTGGCGGACTTTGGAATTTCAAAATCAATTTCTATTGATCAAACTCACCTGACTACAAGAGTGCAAGGTACAGTTGGATACTTGGATCCCGAATACTTTCAGTCAAGCCAATTTACTgataaaagtgatgtttatagCTTCGGGGTAGTTCTTGTTGAGCTTTTGACAGGACATAAACCAATCTTGGCTGCCAGACTTGATGATGAAGCACGGAGTTTAGCTACACTTTTTTTATCGGCAATGGAAGAAAATCGTTTATTAGATATTATTGATTCAAGGATCAGTAACGAGGGAAAAAAGGAAGAGATGATAGCATTTGCTAACATTGCATATAGATGCTTGAATTTGAACGGAAGGAGAAGGCCAACAATGAAACAAGTTGTAGTGGCGCTAGAGAGTATTAGAAATGCACATGAATCGCCTTGTGCTCAACAAAACTATGAAGAGGTTGAATATGGAAAACATGAACTACATACCCCCTGGGAGTCGGACTTTACTTCATCTTCTGTAAGTTCCACCGTCTATCACAGTCTCAGTGTTGACATACAGCCCCTCATGAAAAACCAGTGA